The Opitutaceae bacterium nucleotide sequence GTTTGAGCAGGCGGGCGGCCTCGGCCGCTTCGCCGATCCCCATGGTGAAATTGTCTCCAATCGGCAGGAGAGCGAGATCAAGGGGGTGCATGCGCCCGATCAATTCCATGTCGAGGAAAACGCAGGTGTCACCCGCATGGTAGATCGTGCGCCCCTCCAGGTTGAGGATGATCCCCGCGGGGTTTCCCATGTAGCGTAGGTTTCCCTCGGCGTCGGGATAACTCGAACTGTGATGGGCCAACGTCAGCTTGACCTGACCGAAGGGAAACCTCCATTGACCTCCGGTCCCCATTCCGTGAGTCGTGAGCCCCTGTCGTTCGAAATAGGTGGCGATTTCAAAATTGGCGACGATGGTTGCGCCGGTCCGCCGGGCTATGGCTGCGGCGTCACCGATGTGGTCGTCGTGCCCGTGGGTGATGATGATGAAATCGCATTCAATTTCATCGGGCCCGATCGGGGCCTTGTCGTTTCCGGTCAGGAAGGGGTCGATCACGATGGCGTGGGTCCCGGTCTGGATCAGGACACCGGAATGGGAGAGATAGGTCAGTTTCATTACGCGAGATCTGGCTGATGATCGGCGGCTGACCGGAGCGGGCGGGGATGGAAGAACGGCCCGATCCGGTCAGCCAGATGGTCTGGCTTGTCCATGATGGACCGACCCCGGGTGGTTTCAACCGTTTTGGAACAGACAGACAGGGCTGTCGTCGTCGGAGCGGCTTGGATCGGAATTCGAAGAATTGCACTCCCGCCGGATTGACTCCTGAGGCCGATTCCTCCATACTTTCTTTTCAGATCGACGGTGTTTTTGCGATCCATTCGATCAAGAACGCATCGTTGAGGCCGAATCAAAGGAATATACCCCCTCCGATGTATCAGCGCGGCAAATCCTCCAAAGGGTCCGGACTGATGGCTGGCGCGACAGCCATGGTTGTCGTCGCGTTCCTGTTCCTCCTGATTCCCTTGATGAATCGCACGGATCGTCATGGGGGGCCTTCGAAAAGCGGATTGGGTCTGATCACCACTGCTCCGGCGATCTCACGCGAAACGGTGGCCGAGCCATCGATCTCGGTCCGGAATGAACGGTTGAATCTGGCTGATCGGGGGACCATTCCCGCGGGCTGGACGGCCGCCGAAAAGCAGGTCACCGAAACGCCCAGGGCTATTCAGATGCCGGTTCTCGAGAGTTTTGAACCCGCCGAGAGGGTGGAGACGGAATTCGTCTTCAACGTCGAGGATCTTGACAACACGCCGACCCCGTTTTTCAGGGAACGCCCGACCTATCCTGAAGTGATGCGGCGGCAGGCCATCGAGGGCAAGGTGGTCGCCGAATTCCGGGTTGATCGTGAGGGCAAGACCTGGGATGTGGTCGTCGTCAGCTCGGATCATCCCGAATTCTCGGCGAGCGTCATCTCCGCTCTCAAACGCTGGCGTTTCCTTCCCGGGCGGGTGGATGGCCAGAAGGTGGAGTTCCGCATGCGGATCCCGATGGTCTTCAAGATCGTATCGGCGGATCCGGAAGACGCGGAACCCATGTTCGCCGTGGCCCAATGAGGCGGCGAATCGCTTTCACCTCAGGAATTTCCTTCTATTTGACCGTGTCGGGAAAGTAGCGCTGACGCAGAATGGCGGCCCCGTCGGCGCGGCCGGTCGCTTCGAGGCGGTCGATGTAGCGGGCGAGACCCGGAAGACCTCCCGGTTGACCGGGCAGGGTGGTGCGGGCGTGAAACGGGCCGCCCTCGTGGATCACCGTCCAGAGGGGATCGGCCACGTCCGAGGTCGTTTTCGCCATTTTCTGCATCTGTCTGTCGTGCCAGCGTGCCAGTCGCCAATTGCCCTCCCGGCAGATCTCCGGATGTGAACCCGCAAGATTGTTCTCTTCGTACGGGTCGGTTTCCAGGTTGAAGAGCATTTCCTGCGGAAAAAGATGGAATCCGTCGTGATAGGTTCGGATGTAGAGCCATTTCTCCCAGCGAACGCTGCGTTGGCAGACATGGACACATTGACTGAAAACGACCTCTTCCCGACCGGCATCCGGGTCGCCATCGGTGATGGCGGTGGCATAGCTTTCTCCGTCCCAGATCGGGCAGGCTTTACCCCCGAGCAGTTCCATCAGGGTCGGGGCGAGATCGAGATTGTAGTGGAATTTTGAATTCTCGCCGATCTTTCCTCCCGGCCACTTGATGATCAGGGGGACACGGCAGGTCGGCACGTCGGCCGTCCCGTGTTCGCCGTAGATGCCAAGCTCTCCCTGGTTCTCCCCATGGTCCGCTGAGATGATGATGGCGGTGTCGTCGTAAACACCGGCCCGGCGCAATTGCTCAATCGCGCGACCGATATGGTCGTCGACGTAGCGGATGCCCGTGTCGTAGCCGTCGATCATCCGCTTCAGTTCGTCCTTGTCGGTCAGGGAGAGGGGGTGGCGCGGGTAGGGCGAGGACGCCTCCTCCTCGCTGCCGGTGTACATGCCGATGTCGAGGGCGGTGTGCGGGCCGGTCGTGGCCTGATGGCGTTTCAGGGCGCTGCCGTCCGCCAGCCATTCGGGCAGCGGATCGTTCTCGAAGGGGTTCGGGTAGCTTTCAGGGACGCGGTAAGGGGTGTGCGGATCCCAGAAGTTGAGGTGAAGGTACCAATTGTCCCGGGCCGCATTGTCCTCGAGCCATTTGTCGAGGACGGGGGCGACGTGTTCGGCCGATTCCATTCCCCCCATCCCGGTATTGTGGATCTCGTTGAATCCCGCATAGAACCAGTGGGCGGCGTGGCGCTGTCCGAAGGGCGAAATCATCGCGGTGTGGAAACCCTTGGTCTGCAGTTGACGGGCCAGTCCCTGTTCGTCGAAGAGATCGCGAAAGCCCCGGGTCGGACCCTCGTTTTTCGGAGAGGCGGCTGAGCCGCCGTGGCCGACCACCCCGGTGTGTATTCCGAACCGACCGCTGTAGAGGGCGGTCCGCGACGGCAGGCAGGGGGCATCGCTCGCGAAGCACTGATGGAAGAGGGTGCCCTCCCGGGCCACTGCGTCGATTTGCGGCGAAGTGTTGCGGTGGTAGCCATAGCAGCCGAGGTGGTCTGCGCGGCAGGAGTCGATGTCGATGTAGAGGATGCGCATGGTCAGATCGAATCTAGACGGTCAGCGCCCGCGTTCGAGGCAAAAACCGGAATCGTCCGGAATCGGGGTAATAATGGTGGTCCGGGCAGGGCGACCACCAGTCGCCCGTGTCAGCAGTCGTGGAGAACCCCGAGGGTGTATGTCGCCTGAGCGACAGAGATGTGGCCCTTTCAGGGCTCGGAACTCATCCCACCATCGGCCGGGGACGTCACTGTGGTCGATTTCGCGGACTTCGGGATGCGGGACTATTTTGTGAGTGGCGGAGAGGGTGGGATTCGAACCCACGGTACCCTTACGGGCACGCCTGATTTCGAGTCAGGTACATTCGACCACTCTGCCACCTCTCCTGTCGAAAGTAGGGATTACGCACAAGGTGGCAGGAGGATGCAAGTCCGACCTGACTCAAAATCAGGCCTGATTGGGAGCCTCGCTCTGCGTCGGCGTTGTCGCCTGCCTTGAGGGGCAGGCTCGGAACGAGTCAGGTACATTCGACCACTCTGCCACCTCTCCTGTCGAAAGGAGGGATTACGCATAAGGTGGCTGGAGGATGCAAGTCCCGACCTGACTCAAAATCAGGCTTTCCAAACCGATTTGGATACCTCCAGGAGGGAACCTGAGCACAAAAAAAGCCCGGTCGAAACCGGGCTTTTCTGAAAGGAATCAGTGAACGTTCCGACTCAGTTGTTCAGGTTGAACTTGAGCGGGAGCATCATGCGGGTCTTGACCGCGCGTCCGTCCTTCATGCCGGGCTCGAATTTCCACTGAAGGACCGCGTCAATCGAGGGCTGCTCGAATTCGCGATGGGTCGAGGAATCAATTCGCGGTGAGCGCACCCGGCCGTTCTCGTCCACGATGAAGATGACGCGGGCGCTGCCGCTGATGCCCGCCTGCTTCATTTCATAGGGATAGGTCGGGGCGACCCGGTGAAGGGGATTGGGAATCTTGTCGAGGTCTGCCAGTTCGAAGACCTCGAGTTCCTCCAGGGCGTTGAAGTCGGCGGTGAAGGTGCCGAAGCCGAAATCTCCGGAAGCTCCGCCATCGCCGGGATTGATCGCGATTTCCAGCTGGGCCAAGGTCAGCGGCGGCGGCTTGGTCTCGAGCTCGGGCTTGTCCTTGTCTTCCTCATCTTCCTGGGGCGGTGGCGGCTCGGCCGGCGGGGGAGGGGGAGGCGGCATCGAGTAGTCGGACAACTCGACTCCGTCACCGGAACTCTTGACCGCATTGAGGAGCTGGGTGAAGGGCAGCGCGAGGAAAAGAATTGCCGTGGCGACGAACCCGCCGATCACGGTGATGGAAACCCTCGATTTATGATTCGCGGTTTTGTAGATTTTGTTCACTGGGCGAAGGGATTGGAGGTTAAAGGGGGGAATGGGCGATCGTAAGAGTCTACACCAAGATCGTTCGAAGTCCAGAGGCGTCAGGAAACAGCATTGCCGTTCGACTGGGTGCGCTTCTTGAACTCCTGAAGGGTCAGGCTCTCCAGGCGGACCAGGAACGACTCGAATTGGGCCCGCTTGGACTTCACGTTGTAGACGAGAAAATAACCGGGAATCGCGAGGAAAAGGCCCATCTGAGTGGTGATGAGGGCCTCGGAGATACCCTTGGCGACCAGGTCGGTGGTTTTTTCCGCTCCTCCCATCGAGATGCCCTGAAAGGTGGTCAACATCCCGAGAACCGTGCCGAGAAGGCCCATCAGCGGAGCGGCATTCACGAGAACTCCGAGGACGACGATGCTCAGGTTGATGCGGGGGATTTCCGAAAGACGGATTTCCTCGAACCGCGTCTGGATCTGCTCCATCGAAGAGACGTCTTCCTGGGCATAGCGAAGGATCTCGCCCACCTGTCCGTCGGCGCTGGAAGGGTCTTCGACCCACGCCTTGACCTGATCATGCGTGGCTTTCCGGAAATTGTTCCGCCGGAAGAAAAAGATGATGCTGATGCCGAGCCCGTAGATGACGAGGCCGAGCATGAACAGTGGAATCATGACCCATCCACCGTCGATGAGGATCCGAAATACGTCCCAGGAACTTTCTTGCATGTGATTTAGGAGAAAAGCGGTTCAAGGCGCCTGTGTCGGCGTCCAGTCCCGAGCCAGTTCCCAGCGGGGAAGGGTCCCCTATCCAACGAATCGGATGGCTGAAAACAGAACCGAGCGTGCCATTAATCCCGGGGGGACGGGCCAAGTCAAGGCAGGACTCCGGTCGAATCCGGCAAAAAAAGACGGGAAGTCGCCCCCTTTTTCAATCGCTGGAATCGGTCCCGGGCGGGATGGCGTGACGGGCCACCAGGGTGGATTGAATCGATACCCGGGGCTCCCCTTCCCTGATCGCGACAGGGCGGTAGGCTCCGTTGGGTTGCAGTTCACGGGCGTTGACGTTGTCCTTCCAGAGGAGTGGAAGGTAGTTGTTGATGATCCGATCACGCAAATCGGGGTCCTCGACTGGAAACATCAACTCGATCCTCCGGTAGAAATTCCGGGGCATCCAGTCCGCGCTGCCGAGGAACAGCCTGGGCTCGTGCCCGTGATTCTCGAAGTAAAGGACACGTGGATGCTCAAGGAAGCGACCGACGATGCTCCGGACGCGGATCGTCTCGCTCAGACCCTTGATCCCGGGAACTATGCCGCAGATCCCCCTTACGACCAGATCAATCCGAACCCCGGCCTGCGAAGCGAGGTAGAGGTTGTTGATTGTCACCTTGTCGATCAGGCTGTTGACCTGCACGAGGATGCGGGCGGGGTGTCCGCGTCGGGCATTGCGCGTCTCCACCTCGATCATGCGCTGGATCTCGCTGTGCAGATTGTAGGGGGCAACCAGCAGCTGCTTGAAGGGGTGGGGGCGGCCGTAGCCGGTCATCGTGTTGAACAGGTAGGCCACCTCGCCGGTGATCGCCTCGCGCGACGTGAAGTAGCTGAAGTCGGTGTAGAGCCTGGCGGTTTTCGGGTTGTAGTTTCCGGTTCCGAGGTGGACGTAGTGCTTGAGGCCGCCCGGAATGCGACGGACAATCAGCGAGCACTTGGCGTGGACCTTCATCCCGACCACACCGTAGACGACGAGGACACCGGCCTCCTCCATCTGCCGGGCCCATTGGATGTTGTTGGCCTCGTCGAATCGTGCTTTCAGCTCGATCAGGGCCGTCACCTGCTTGCCGTTCCGGGATGCTTCGATCAGGGCCGCCACGATGGGCGAGTCGCCACTTGTGCGGTAGAGGGTCTGTTTGATTGCCAGAACGGCGGGGTCACGGGCCGCCCGCATGACAAAATCGACCACTGGCTGGAAGGACTCGTAGGGATGGTGGAGAAGGATGTCCTGCCTTTCGATGGCGTCGTAGATCACTTCCCCGGGAATTCCGACGGTGGACGATCCGGGAACGAAAGGCGGGTCCTTCAGTTCGGGCCGGTCAATCGCGCCGAGAAGACCCATCAGGCGGAGCAGGTTGATCGGACCGTTGATCTGGAAAACATACTCCTTCGGCAGATCGACCTGGTCGAGAAGGATCTGGAAAAGCGCATCATCGACCCCTTCTTCGATTTCCAGTCGGACGGCCGCCCCGCGGCGCAGATTGCGCAGTTCCTCTTCGATCGTCTTGAGGAGGTTCTCAGCCTCTTCCTCGTCGATGTAGAGGTCGCTGTTGCGGGTGATGCGGAAGGCCTTGGCGGACAGGACCCGGCATCCCGGGAAAAGCTTTGCGCAACAAAGCTTAATCACGTCGCTCAGAAACAGAAACCGTTGCGAACCGGCCTGATCCGGGATCAGTTCCACGATCCGGGGAAGGATGCGCGGAACCGGAAGGATCGCCATCCGGTTTTCGATCTCGGGGGTTTCCGGATAGTCGAGGGCGACGAGTACGTTGAGGGTCTTGTTGCCGATCTCCGGGAACGGGTGGGAGGGGTCGATGGCCAGCGGAGTGAGAACCGGGAAAACCTCCCGTTCAAAGTAGCGTCGAACCCAGGCCTTTTCCCGCCGGGTCAGGGTCTCGAGGGTCTTGAAGACGATATTCTCCTGCCGGAGGGCCGGGACCAGCTTTTCGTGCCAGCAGCGGTACTGGTCCTCAACCAGAGACGCCACCACCGAGTGGATCCGGCGCAGCTGTTCCCGGGGATCCAGTCCCTCGATGCTCTTCTCGCGGACGCCCGAGTCGACCTGCTGGATAAGGCCGGCGACCCGGATTTCGAAGAACTCGTCGAGATTGGAGCTGACGATGGCGAGGAACTTCAGACGCTCAAGGAGTGGTGTGGCCTCACTGACGGCCTGGTCGAGCACCCGTCGATTGAAGGCGAGCCAGCTCAGTTCCCGGTTGAAATACGGCAGGCGTGACCGCTCGGGCGGGTTCGGATCGAGCGTTGTGTCAGTGGAATCAGCCATACCTTCGGTTCGAGATCGGAAGTTCCCGGTCGCTCGCCTTGAGAAAAGATGAGCGAGCGGTTTCACGCCTGTCAATGAACGAGGCGGGTGCGCCGGCGGATTGCGGGATAGGCCGATCCGGAGAGGCACCCGGATCGAACGGATTTTTGAAACGAACGGACTTTCTTCGTGAATATCGCCTGAAGTGCCTTAACGATACTGACATTCCGCTTCAGTTGCCGCGGAATCCGACCCACCCATGGCTCTCGAAACAAGGACGTCCGACTCGGTCGAGGTTTCCAACTGGGTCCTCGTCCGTCGTCTGCTGCTCATGGGGTGGAGCTATCGGAAGGGGTGTATCCGTATCCTCAGCCTGCAGATCGTCCTGCTGACCATTGGTTTGCTCGGACTCAGCCTGACCGGTCTGGGCATTGACGTGATCCATGCGGAAATCGATCCCAGTCACGCCTCGCCGGCCTGGCCTTTCGGGCTGGCCCCGCCTCCGGGGTGGCCGAGTATGGGCAAGATTGGTCTGATTGCCGGTGCCATCCTTCTGCTGGCCCTGGTCCGGGCAACGCTCAATTATGCCTACCAGGTCTCGGTCGCTCATCTCGTTCACGAGGAAATCGTCCTGGATCTGCGGGAACGCGTCTACGACAAGCTCCAGAGCCTCAGCTTCCGGTTTTTTGATGCCAATGCCAGTGGATCCATCATCAACCGGGTGACCGGCGATGTGCAATCGCTGCGGCTCTTCATCGACGGGGTCATCATCCAGGGAGTCATCATGATCCTCTCGCTTGCGGTCTACTTCACCTACATGGTGAATCTGAGCGCGATGCTCACTCTGGCCTGCCTGGCCACCACGCCGATGATCTGGGTGGCCTCCATGCTCTTCTCGGCCAAGGTGAAGCCGGCCTACCGCCGGAATCGGGAACTCTACGACGAGTTGGTACGCTCCCTGGCCGAAACGATCCAGGGTATCCAGACAGTCAAGGGCTTCGGCAGGGAAAAAACCCGTCGGGATCTCTTCCTGGATATCAACCGGAAGTTCAAGCAACAGCAGCGCAGCATCTTCTGGAAGGTCAGCATTTACTCGCCGACCGTGGGTTTCCTCACCCAGATCAACATGATCGTCCTTCTCGGATACGGTGGTTTTCTGGTCTATCGGGGCGAGTTGGCCCTCGGGACCGGACTGGTCGTCTTTGCCGGCCTTGTCCAGCAGTTCTCCGGGCAGATCGCGAACATCGCCAATATCGCCAACAGCGTGCAGCAGAGCCTGATCGGAGCCCGGAGGGTCTTCGAAATCCTTGATGCACCGGTCGAAGTGGCGTCCAAACCGGATGCGGTCAGGCTCCCGAAGGCCCACGGAACGGTTCGTTTCGAGCAGGTGGGTTTCGAATACAAACAGATGGACCCGACTCTGCGGGATATTGATTTCACCGTTGAGTCGGGCCAGTCGGTGGCCATTGTCGGGGCCACCGGTGCGGGCAAGAGTGCCCTGGTCGGACTGATCCCCCGGTTCTACGATGTGACCTCGGGTCGGATCACTCTCGACGGAGTCGACATCCGCGACATCGACCTCGATGATCTCCGGCGCAATATCGGGATCGTCTTTCAGGAGAGCTTTCTCTTCAGCAACACGGTGGCTTCCAATATCGCCTTCGGGCACCCGGAGGCGACCCGGGAGCAGATTGAGAAAGCCGCCCAGGTCGCGGCGGCTCATGATTTCATCATGGAGTTGCCCGATGGATACGAGACCATTCTCGGCGAGAGTGGGGTCGATCTGTCCGGTGGGCAGCGGCAGCGACTGGCCATCGCCCGTGCCGTTCTCCTCGAGCCCTCCATCCTTCTGCTCGACGACCCGACCGCGGCGATCGACCCTGAAACCGAGCACGAGATCCTCGAAGCGATGCAGAGCGCGATGAAGGGACGCAGCACCTTCATTGTGGCTCATCGACTGAGCACCCTGCGGCGGGCCGACAAGATCGTCGTTCTGGATCGCGGATCCATGGTCCAGACCGGAACCCATGAACAGTTGATGGCCCATCCGGGCCTTTACCAGCGGTTGGCCCGTCTCCAGATTGT carries:
- a CDS encoding MotA/TolQ/ExbB proton channel family protein — translated: MQESSWDVFRILIDGGWVMIPLFMLGLVIYGLGISIIFFFRRNNFRKATHDQVKAWVEDPSSADGQVGEILRYAQEDVSSMEQIQTRFEEIRLSEIPRINLSIVVLGVLVNAAPLMGLLGTVLGMLTTFQGISMGGAEKTTDLVAKGISEALITTQMGLFLAIPGYFLVYNVKSKRAQFESFLVRLESLTLQEFKKRTQSNGNAVS
- a CDS encoding ABC transporter ATP-binding protein; the protein is MALETRTSDSVEVSNWVLVRRLLLMGWSYRKGCIRILSLQIVLLTIGLLGLSLTGLGIDVIHAEIDPSHASPAWPFGLAPPPGWPSMGKIGLIAGAILLLALVRATLNYAYQVSVAHLVHEEIVLDLRERVYDKLQSLSFRFFDANASGSIINRVTGDVQSLRLFIDGVIIQGVIMILSLAVYFTYMVNLSAMLTLACLATTPMIWVASMLFSAKVKPAYRRNRELYDELVRSLAETIQGIQTVKGFGREKTRRDLFLDINRKFKQQQRSIFWKVSIYSPTVGFLTQINMIVLLGYGGFLVYRGELALGTGLVVFAGLVQQFSGQIANIANIANSVQQSLIGARRVFEILDAPVEVASKPDAVRLPKAHGTVRFEQVGFEYKQMDPTLRDIDFTVESGQSVAIVGATGAGKSALVGLIPRFYDVTSGRITLDGVDIRDIDLDDLRRNIGIVFQESFLFSNTVASNIAFGHPEATREQIEKAAQVAAAHDFIMELPDGYETILGESGVDLSGGQRQRLAIARAVLLEPSILLLDDPTAAIDPETEHEILEAMQSAMKGRSTFIVAHRLSTLRRADKIVVLDRGSMVQTGTHEQLMAHPGLYQRLARLQIVDDLREKENILKEVRPG
- a CDS encoding metal-dependent hydrolase, whose product is MKLTYLSHSGVLIQTGTHAIVIDPFLTGNDKAPIGPDEIECDFIIITHGHDDHIGDAAAIARRTGATIVANFEIATYFERQGLTTHGMGTGGQWRFPFGQVKLTLAHHSSSYPDAEGNLRYMGNPAGIILNLEGRTIYHAGDTCVFLDMELIGRMHPLDLALLPIGDNFTMGIGEAAEAARLLKPKVIIPIHYNTFDLILADPAELARKLEDSGSRVVALKPGESLEL
- the ppk1 gene encoding polyphosphate kinase 1 encodes the protein MADSTDTTLDPNPPERSRLPYFNRELSWLAFNRRVLDQAVSEATPLLERLKFLAIVSSNLDEFFEIRVAGLIQQVDSGVREKSIEGLDPREQLRRIHSVVASLVEDQYRCWHEKLVPALRQENIVFKTLETLTRREKAWVRRYFEREVFPVLTPLAIDPSHPFPEIGNKTLNVLVALDYPETPEIENRMAILPVPRILPRIVELIPDQAGSQRFLFLSDVIKLCCAKLFPGCRVLSAKAFRITRNSDLYIDEEEAENLLKTIEEELRNLRRGAAVRLEIEEGVDDALFQILLDQVDLPKEYVFQINGPINLLRLMGLLGAIDRPELKDPPFVPGSSTVGIPGEVIYDAIERQDILLHHPYESFQPVVDFVMRAARDPAVLAIKQTLYRTSGDSPIVAALIEASRNGKQVTALIELKARFDEANNIQWARQMEEAGVLVVYGVVGMKVHAKCSLIVRRIPGGLKHYVHLGTGNYNPKTARLYTDFSYFTSREAITGEVAYLFNTMTGYGRPHPFKQLLVAPYNLHSEIQRMIEVETRNARRGHPARILVQVNSLIDKVTINNLYLASQAGVRIDLVVRGICGIVPGIKGLSETIRVRSIVGRFLEHPRVLYFENHGHEPRLFLGSADWMPRNFYRRIELMFPVEDPDLRDRIINNYLPLLWKDNVNARELQPNGAYRPVAIREGEPRVSIQSTLVARHAIPPGTDSSD
- a CDS encoding energy transducer TonB, whose product is MAGATAMVVVAFLFLLIPLMNRTDRHGGPSKSGLGLITTAPAISRETVAEPSISVRNERLNLADRGTIPAGWTAAEKQVTETPRAIQMPVLESFEPAERVETEFVFNVEDLDNTPTPFFRERPTYPEVMRRQAIEGKVVAEFRVDREGKTWDVVVVSSDHPEFSASVISALKRWRFLPGRVDGQKVEFRMRIPMVFKIVSADPEDAEPMFAVAQ
- a CDS encoding energy transducer TonB, yielding MNKIYKTANHKSRVSITVIGGFVATAILFLALPFTQLLNAVKSSGDGVELSDYSMPPPPPPPAEPPPPQEDEEDKDKPELETKPPPLTLAQLEIAINPGDGGASGDFGFGTFTADFNALEELEVFELADLDKIPNPLHRVAPTYPYEMKQAGISGSARVIFIVDENGRVRSPRIDSSTHREFEQPSIDAVLQWKFEPGMKDGRAVKTRMMLPLKFNLNN
- a CDS encoding sulfatase, with the protein product MRILYIDIDSCRADHLGCYGYHRNTSPQIDAVAREGTLFHQCFASDAPCLPSRTALYSGRFGIHTGVVGHGGSAASPKNEGPTRGFRDLFDEQGLARQLQTKGFHTAMISPFGQRHAAHWFYAGFNEIHNTGMGGMESAEHVAPVLDKWLEDNAARDNWYLHLNFWDPHTPYRVPESYPNPFENDPLPEWLADGSALKRHQATTGPHTALDIGMYTGSEEEASSPYPRHPLSLTDKDELKRMIDGYDTGIRYVDDHIGRAIEQLRRAGVYDDTAIIISADHGENQGELGIYGEHGTADVPTCRVPLIIKWPGGKIGENSKFHYNLDLAPTLMELLGGKACPIWDGESYATAITDGDPDAGREEVVFSQCVHVCQRSVRWEKWLYIRTYHDGFHLFPQEMLFNLETDPYEENNLAGSHPEICREGNWRLARWHDRQMQKMAKTTSDVADPLWTVIHEGGPFHARTTLPGQPGGLPGLARYIDRLEATGRADGAAILRQRYFPDTVK